Proteins encoded within one genomic window of Comamonas endophytica:
- a CDS encoding DUF3299 domain-containing protein — translation MTSAPRSPHRRQACRWLAASCAGLLPGAPALASPKPAPAGAGSAAPATISWDALVPAGWDPAAGFEGLNPNQLSDSDPRAQQLLARMRKLWDEAPVNPAMDGRNVRLPGYVVPLEEGRNGLREFLLVPYFGACIHTPPPPANQIIHVVLDKPTRLAKSMDAVWLTGVLRTGREKTEMGQSAYRMQGTGLELYTEKRQ, via the coding sequence ATGACCTCTGCTCCCCGCTCCCCCCATCGACGCCAGGCCTGCCGCTGGCTGGCCGCCAGCTGCGCGGGCCTGCTGCCCGGCGCGCCGGCGCTGGCGTCACCCAAACCCGCCCCGGCCGGCGCCGGCAGCGCCGCGCCAGCCACCATTTCCTGGGATGCACTGGTGCCTGCAGGCTGGGACCCCGCGGCCGGTTTCGAGGGCCTCAACCCCAACCAGCTCTCGGACTCCGACCCGCGCGCGCAGCAGCTGCTGGCACGCATGCGCAAGCTCTGGGACGAAGCCCCGGTCAACCCCGCCATGGACGGGCGCAACGTGCGCCTGCCCGGCTATGTGGTACCCCTGGAGGAGGGCCGCAACGGCCTGCGCGAGTTCCTGCTGGTGCCGTACTTCGGCGCCTGTATCCACACTCCCCCGCCGCCCGCCAACCAGATCATCCACGTGGTGCTCGACAAGCCCACGCGCCTGGCCAAGTCGATGGACGCGGTCTGGCTCACCGGCGTGCTGCGCACCGGGCGGGAAAAGACGGAGATGGGGCAGAGCGCGTATCGGATGCAGGGGACGGGGCTGGAGCTTTATACGGAGAAAAGGCAGTAA
- a CDS encoding tetratricopeptide repeat protein, whose amino-acid sequence MAPPLPPRSGLRHRMPALLLALACSSALAGPASLAQLQREAQQGSAAARYELANLYSLGTGVALDRSKSLQLYEQAAASGHGPALHALSRHHRGQTGGPTDLPRALELLQRSAEKGHTPAQLELAFAYLNGTTAAPRDAAQAFRWFGKAASGGSVTAQCMLADFYRDGTGGAPKDPKRAHTWYVKTAGSAEPCASKSQYELYRLYEAGSGVRRDLAEATRWLQESALAGNPMAQKTLGQNYARGHGVPQDDTLAQVWLKRSREGVAPHDDHEHEMRSFSGPRMAASPLGR is encoded by the coding sequence ATGGCCCCACCTCTGCCCCCCCGAAGCGGGCTGCGCCACCGCATGCCGGCGCTGTTGCTGGCACTGGCTTGCAGCAGCGCCCTGGCGGGCCCGGCCAGTCTCGCGCAATTGCAGCGCGAGGCGCAGCAGGGCTCCGCCGCGGCGCGCTACGAACTCGCCAACCTCTACAGCCTGGGCACGGGCGTGGCGCTGGACCGCAGCAAGAGCCTGCAGCTCTACGAACAGGCTGCCGCCAGCGGCCATGGCCCGGCGCTGCATGCGCTGAGCCGCCACCACCGCGGCCAGACCGGAGGCCCAACGGACCTGCCGCGCGCGCTGGAGCTGCTGCAACGGTCGGCGGAAAAGGGCCACACGCCGGCGCAGCTCGAGCTGGCATTCGCCTACCTCAACGGCACCACGGCGGCGCCGCGCGATGCCGCGCAGGCCTTTCGCTGGTTCGGCAAGGCCGCTTCGGGCGGCTCGGTCACCGCCCAATGCATGCTGGCCGACTTCTACCGCGACGGCACGGGCGGGGCGCCCAAGGATCCCAAGCGGGCGCACACCTGGTACGTCAAGACGGCGGGCAGCGCCGAGCCCTGCGCTTCGAAGAGCCAATACGAGCTCTATCGCCTGTACGAGGCCGGCAGCGGCGTGCGCCGCGATCTCGCCGAAGCGACGCGCTGGCTGCAGGAATCCGCGCTGGCCGGCAACCCCATGGCACAGAAAACCCTCGGGCAGAACTACGCGCGCGGCCACGGCGTGCCGCAGGATGACACCCTGGCGCAGGTCTGGCTGAAGCGCTCACGCGAGGGCGTGGCCCCGCACGACGACCACGAACACGAGATGCGCAGCTTTTCCGGCCCACGCATGGCGGCCTCGCCGCTGGGCCGCTGA
- a CDS encoding MBL fold metallo-hydrolase: MKTVRFKWQMLPVALATAALVACGGSDGNDNNAGPAPGPAPVPEPTVPVVKNFRDAGLVYGAASVTSDAAGGQILTVPVLSAKGVEFLTTPSISSAVAAELQANLVEGNLIDWIPGEGSRVALAPKAAETFNVILQKGKSANAQFNLKKYGAAVTRHDGTPGRMVAAGWVYNKTGSTITVGDGSNVTADQAGRAYEQPIRRYEETYTLAADAKIYNVDTSDYSKSRVSTLANLPVTANYDYATTSRQAVYVLFDDNFENADNAKVKAIWYFTPQSTSDGKPVWEVPSQSPMLDGKGNDPVSGQPYMSINATGVTNAPYTRSTEPFEMVKNTMYYVGDNEVASYILKADMGTPGDPSDDKVIKIDAGWPNSGYQYWKNMELMGVDPRSVTDVWLTHGHGDHYGTVVEQLKMMDNAGKPMNLWASREDVEGVKSDLQGNTWNIAGALPASETVIRARTNNFYEYDKWYDYGNVQIKVIWSPGHTPGTTNMLFKVKNPNDNQFYTFGYHGGYGFNGLTSPTPANGWLRLSFQHGFSYLQNNLDVDFVSPQHTNQFPIVEVFQALKAYNRDPANVSRQLTMFDAMNRKVYDSPVVNGQKITGEFSNQLEKRRSVASYKASDAANSTYKSIETSGPFKPGRENGLTNVSAKLLDGGKIIQGFVGAQNKNPALPLLANGIVTSTDQYTNDPTGYFVQVTLDVQDPGYKGFIPQGYTQRSPGLGRDVTYNGGPVESVHAAKGSFHPPEVLRTQRVATLEEAQRILARITSGNTVTISLTPASEIVVPADPAQTFR, translated from the coding sequence ATGAAAACGGTTCGGTTCAAATGGCAGATGCTGCCGGTGGCGCTGGCAACGGCAGCGCTGGTCGCCTGCGGCGGCAGCGATGGCAACGACAACAATGCGGGGCCTGCTCCGGGCCCCGCGCCCGTACCCGAGCCCACGGTGCCGGTCGTGAAGAATTTCCGCGATGCGGGGCTGGTCTATGGCGCCGCAAGCGTCACTTCCGATGCGGCGGGCGGCCAGATCCTCACCGTGCCGGTGCTGTCGGCCAAGGGCGTCGAGTTCCTGACCACGCCGTCAATCTCCTCCGCGGTGGCCGCCGAACTACAGGCGAATCTGGTCGAAGGCAACCTGATCGACTGGATCCCGGGCGAGGGCTCGCGGGTGGCACTGGCGCCCAAAGCTGCCGAGACCTTCAATGTGATCCTGCAAAAGGGAAAATCGGCCAACGCCCAGTTCAACCTGAAGAAATATGGCGCGGCCGTGACGCGCCATGACGGCACGCCGGGCCGCATGGTCGCGGCGGGCTGGGTCTACAACAAGACCGGCAGCACCATCACCGTCGGCGACGGCAGCAACGTCACGGCCGACCAGGCCGGCCGCGCCTACGAGCAGCCCATCCGCCGCTACGAGGAAACCTACACGCTGGCGGCAGACGCGAAAATCTACAACGTGGACACCTCCGACTACAGCAAGAGCCGGGTCTCGACGCTGGCCAACCTTCCCGTGACGGCCAACTACGACTACGCCACGACCTCGCGCCAGGCGGTCTACGTGCTGTTCGACGACAACTTCGAGAATGCGGACAACGCCAAGGTCAAGGCCATCTGGTATTTCACACCCCAGTCGACTTCGGACGGCAAGCCGGTCTGGGAAGTGCCTTCGCAAAGCCCGATGCTCGACGGCAAGGGCAACGACCCGGTGTCCGGCCAACCGTACATGAGCATCAACGCCACGGGCGTGACCAATGCGCCCTACACGCGCAGCACCGAGCCCTTCGAGATGGTGAAGAACACCATGTACTACGTGGGCGACAACGAAGTGGCCTCGTACATTCTCAAGGCCGACATGGGCACGCCGGGCGATCCTTCGGACGACAAGGTCATCAAGATCGACGCGGGCTGGCCCAACAGCGGCTACCAGTACTGGAAGAACATGGAGCTGATGGGCGTGGACCCGCGCTCGGTCACCGACGTCTGGCTGACGCACGGGCACGGCGACCACTACGGCACGGTAGTCGAGCAGCTCAAGATGATGGACAACGCTGGCAAGCCCATGAACCTTTGGGCCTCGCGCGAGGACGTCGAGGGCGTCAAGAGCGACCTGCAGGGCAACACCTGGAACATTGCCGGCGCGCTGCCCGCCTCGGAAACCGTGATCCGCGCGCGCACCAACAACTTCTACGAGTACGACAAGTGGTATGACTACGGCAACGTGCAGATCAAGGTGATCTGGTCGCCCGGCCACACCCCCGGCACGACCAACATGCTGTTCAAGGTCAAGAACCCGAACGACAACCAGTTCTACACCTTCGGCTACCACGGCGGCTATGGTTTCAATGGCCTCACCAGCCCGACGCCGGCCAATGGCTGGCTGCGCCTGTCCTTCCAGCATGGCTTCAGCTACCTGCAGAACAATCTCGACGTGGACTTCGTGTCGCCCCAGCACACGAACCAGTTCCCCATCGTCGAGGTGTTCCAGGCGCTCAAGGCCTACAACCGCGATCCGGCCAACGTCTCCAGGCAGCTCACCATGTTCGACGCCATGAACCGCAAGGTGTATGACTCGCCCGTGGTCAACGGCCAGAAGATCACCGGCGAGTTCTCGAACCAGCTGGAAAAGCGCCGCTCGGTGGCTTCCTACAAAGCCAGCGACGCTGCCAACTCCACGTACAAGAGCATCGAGACCTCGGGCCCGTTCAAGCCGGGACGCGAGAACGGCCTGACCAATGTGTCGGCCAAGCTGCTTGACGGCGGCAAGATCATCCAGGGCTTCGTCGGCGCGCAGAACAAGAACCCGGCGCTGCCGCTGCTGGCCAACGGTATCGTCACCTCCACCGATCAGTACACCAACGACCCCACGGGCTACTTCGTGCAGGTCACCCTCGATGTGCAGGATCCGGGCTACAAGGGGTTCATCCCCCAGGGCTACACGCAGCGCAGCCCGGGACTGGGCCGCGACGTGACCTACAACGGTGGTCCGGTGGAATCGGTGCATGCCGCCAAGGGCAGCTTCCATCCGCCCGAAGTGCTGCGCACGCAGCGCGTGGCCACGCTGGAAGAGGCGCAGCGGATCCTGGCGCGCATCACGAGCGGCAATACGGTGACGATTTCGCTGACACCGGCCAGCGAGATCGTGGTGCCGGCCGATCCAGCGCAGACCTTCCGTTGA